ACCGATCCCACCAATCAGGGAGAGGAGAGCAGTACCGAATACACCGAAGACACCGACCCGGAAGGGGAAAGCGATTCCGAACGCACCGAGACCGTCGATAACGAGGGGGACCAAGCCGACCCCACCGATTCCGAGCAGGAGTATCCTATATAGTGGCCAAAGTTCGCCACTTCCGAAAGGGGGAGGTGgtgtaacgttacgcctttccgccgccgaacgcaacgcgtaagagcaaacacgcgcgcgcgttcagctaagcatgccgcgatcacgcgctgccatgcgtgccgcgcgccgcgctcggcaagcgtccctactccggccggccccaccacgcgcgctgactagtacatacgaccgcgcggactgctatataagccggcagcgagcagccgagatcagatcactccgagccaccgatctcaaacctactccgctcctgcgccgggtattctcgacgctccttagcttgggcattctcaagcacttccccggaacgggcattctcgttctaactttctcgcgacgggaatactcgtcggtcctaacggctgggaatactcggccgatcccatcctccgttccgcgacgggaatactcgtcgtttccgcggctgggtattctcggccaacagaaaccgtccgtcccgccattccgttctcggggattctcgagacccgcaccaccgtcggggatgcccgacaccgttctaaggctcattccgcaaacctgttccctacagggtgacaacaccccgcagggagagaccgcttaAGTCTCTACCGACGACcgcactcgcgtatcgcggaaccgttcGCTGCCCGAGTACTACCGATTCCGCGTGTCGCGACTGTCCGCCGCGCGGGCCAATAGCGGCCCGTTTAACTGTACGATAAGTAGCCGCTTCGCGGCCCTCCGATCATTACTTCCGAACGCATTGGCGCACAATTCCTGTCCGTTCGTTCCGGAGCTTCTGGAATCCGCTCCGTTTAAAtagtaagtacgccgcgaatacatcgtgaccgttcacttagtttcacgcgggccgacgaccgcgcaattaagcactcccgtGCCGTACTACTAATCGCGGAGTTCCTAAGATACGTACTCCGAAgtgttttagatattaagtgtaccgcgaatatattgtgaccgatctctctatgtcacgcgggccgacgaccgcgcaattaagtgccGCAATACTATTCGAGTAGTTCATTATTACCCGATAACAATATCGGATCTGTATCGTTTCatttttgtactaaagcatagccaaatatatttaacctctttcgttttcactacaaaaccacggcgttatcattgaatacgaacccggacacccggcgagcacatccgagcatcctgtcctgaacctaaaatcccgtaaccgacaccgagaaagtaccagcgttacaaatgTAATTGCGGCGCGCcaacaaataatataacaaagcgAAAAATCTTGTCGGATATCGCGAGTCTCTTCGACCCGCTGGGATTGCTGGGGCCGCTCACGGTCGTGGCAAAAATGATCATGCAGGATGCGTGGCAGTCTCATGTCGGGTGGGACGAGGCGTTGCCGCAAGATCTGCATCAGCGGTGGCTGGACGTAAAGCGGCATTTGGCGCGCCTTCACGAATTGCGTGTGCCACGCTTTGTCGAATTTCGGGCCGATTTACAAATACACGGCTTTTGTGACGCAAGCGAATGCGCATACGGCGCGTGCGTATATATGAGAACGCGTGATTCCGACGGGTGCCGCTTACAATTATTAATCTCTAAATCGCGAGTAGCACCGCTTAGAGCGGTTTCATTGCCGCGTCTGGAACTAAGCTTACTGCTGTCTGAATTGATCGAAAAGATTCACGCATCGATCAGCGTATCGAGCTCAGAGGTGATTCTATGGACGGATTCCACAATTGCAATACATTGGATATCGTCACCGTCCCGTAAATGGAACGCGTTCGTGGCCAATCGCGGCGAGATTCAACGCCTGACCGAGAGATCGAGCCGATCGAGCGACACGTGCCGTCTGCTCACAATCCCGCGGATATCTTATCGCGCGGCGTCGATTTGGTGAACTTAATAGAATCGGCGATTTGGTGGAACGGACCTACATTCCTGCGATTAACTGAGGAACATTGGCCGGCCAAATTGCATGTCGAATTGTCGGGCGAATTGCCGGAACAAAACAGAGTAACCGCGGCGTTAGTGTCATTGGAACAATCGATCGTACAAAATTTATTGGACAAGCATTCCGATTTAAACAAGGCATTGCGAATCATCGCTTACTGCCTGCGAGTGGCACATTCGCGGGGAACCCGGCATCAGACGATGTTTATTTCGCATCATGAGATAGCAGTCGCTCTGCGTGTCGCCGTAAGATACGTGCAGAAGCACGCCTTCCCAAGGGAATACAAACAGTTGATCGAGGGTCGGAGCGTCGACGGCGGAAGTCGAGTTTTACCGTTAGCTCCGTTTATGAATGAGCACGAAATCATTAGAGTGGGGGGCCGAATACGCAATGCAGCGTTGCCATACGACGCGCGACACCCTGTGCTATTGCCGAAGAGTCACCGATTGACGATTCTGATCATACAGCGAGAACATGTAAGAAATCTGCACTCGGGTCTGCAGGCCACGATGCACGCGGTGCGTCGGCGATTTTGGCCTCTGGCGGCGCGTTCAATTGTGCGATAAGTAATTCACGATTGCGTGACTTGCTTCAAGTGTAGGCCGGCTGCATCACAGACACTGATGGCGGATTTACCCGTACAGCGTGTTACGGCCTCGAGACCGTTCACTCATTGCGGGGTAGATTATGCCGGACCGATGTTACTAAAGGAGGGCAGGAGACGCAATGCCAGATTGCACAAGGCATATATTTCAGTGTTCGTTTGTTTTTCGACCAAGGCCGTACACCTTGAAATTGTAACGGATTTGACATCAGAGGCCTTTATCGGAGCCTTTAAGCGCTTCATGTCGCGCAGAGGTAGACCGTCGTGCATGTATTCTGACAATGGCACAACATTTGTCGGCGCGCGTAAACAGATAAAGGAGCTCTATAACTGTGTTAACGATCGCGATACGCGGCTTGCGATGCAGCGTTTCATGCGAGATAACGAGATTGAATGGCGTTTCATACCACCTCACGCTCCGCATGTCGGTGGGTTGTGGGAGGCGGCCGTGAAGTCGGCGAAATCTCATATTAATCGTGTATTAGGTAACGCGAATCTCACATATGAGGAGATGCAAACCGTGTTATGCGAAGTAGAAGCGGTTTTAAATTCGCGACCGTTGACCCCATTAAACGAGGATCCAAACGATCTGCATTGCATCACACCGGAGCATTTTTTGATTGGTGCAGCGTTAAACAACTTTCCAGTTGCAGATCTCACAGAGGAGAATCCGGGCCGACTGCTGCGATGGCAGCGTGTGGAGCAGCTTCGGTAACATTTTTGGAAGCGCTGGAGCGCCGAATATTTGCACACCCTAATTGAGCGACAAAAATGGAGGACTAGCAAGGGCCAGCAATTGAAGGTCGGTCAACTTGCTATGGTGCAGTAGCCTGGTTTGGTAGTAGACCGCTGCAATGGCTATTGGGCAGGGTACAACAACTTCATCCGGGCCCTGACGGTGTTGTAAGGACCGCTACACTAAGGACCGCCAAGGACCAAATAACAAGGCCGCTGACGAAACTGGCCATCGTCCCGATGAAGGAGGCATCTGCCGATTAACGCGTGTCACATTCTCAATAGtctttaacttatttatttatttattgtaatcatTTGACCAATTTGAACCAAGTAGATCGATCgcgaaatattgatattataataatctattgCATCCTCTTGACGAAGCGAACTGTTATATATTGTAGCGCAACGATTATGtttcaatttctatttatatttgcatattcTATTATGATCGCGATGACTATTTAGCTTCGTTGAAGGTATGTCCTTCAAGGGGGGCGGGATGTTCGGTACATAACCGAATGGCATAATGCCGTGCTCCGGGCACCGATCGCAGTGACCCCACTTTTGCCTTCTTATCTCGTTCGGGGAAATTCGACGGGTTCCGGGAAAAGAGATGCGTGGGGAGACGAACCGGCAATCGTTCTCGATCATTTTCTTGATCTGACTCCTGCTCCAGACTTCGAAGCGATAACACTCTTGACTTCAACTACACGCGAGCAAACGCAAATTGTACGTCGATCTACTCTGGCACTGTGACaataaatcttgtttttaaGATCTGAATTTGTTGCATGTGTTACGTAGAAACCCCGTTACACTTGGCGAGGCAATACTATTAACTCAAGGCAATACTCGCGCTCACGCATACGACTCAATTGTCGTACAatacataacaataattaaatatttagttgttattttttgttattataatatgtacactactcaaaaaaattatggcatcaCTAAATTTCGGCCAAAAATTGACGAACTTTGAATGAGTATAACTCCGCGAAAATTCATCGTAGGACCttgaattttatcttaaattaaagcTTAGAATCTCTAGTTTAAAAACGTATGtatggatttttaatttgtgacgTCCCTGCCCCTGTGGCTTCACAAAACTGGGGACGTGTTTTTCGTAGTGAAAATTGCAAACTTTGGCGGACTGCACGGACTTTCTAGAATTTTTCTCGCGGTTTCCATTAGCAGGGAAATAAAGTTTGAACTTTTccctacaatttaaaaaaaaataaagtttctgcGATTTTTTTCCACGAAGTTACGGCGTTTCAAAGATACCTGTGCATTTTTGAGCTACCGCCAGCATTAGCATTATCCGATGTAcaccacggggaggttgctgatcggattttgtacatcatgtgtgtgtgtgtgtatgtgtgtgtgtgtgtgtgcgtgcgtgcgtgtgtgcgtgtgtgcgtgtgtgcgtgtgtgtgtgtgttatcgGCACATTTGCCCATTGTCTCTCTGTCCACTCAATGTGACCTCGTGTGTTCGAAAATTTTTTGCTTAGTGTTGATTTGgcgacatttttttctcagttttactGCTTTTGCTTAGTGTTGATTTGGAAACATTTTCCACTGTTCTTGCATCGTATTGTACTAAACGAATAACATACTACTCAGTTTTCCTTCTGATAGGAAATAGTGTAGATTTAAAAATGCGGCCACTGAGTATAATTCAACGTGCCCAGATTATTGCACTTTTAGAGGAAGGATTTTCCCAAAGATACATCGCAAGACAAATCGGCGTGAATCAATCTGCTGTTTCTCGAATTGGGGCTCGCTACCGACAAACGGGAGAATTGGAGCCAGCAGATGGACAAGGACGGAGACGTATGACGACTGTACGTGAAGATCGTGCTATTAGGCGTTTTGTAGAGGTAAACCCGGTGACCACAGCTCGCCGAATTGGCGATGCAGTTTTACCGGGACGACAAATTAGTGACCAAACACTGAGGAATCGATTGCACGAAGTGGGTCTGAGATCACGGAGTCGTGCCCGTGTGCCTTCTTTAACAATTACACATCGACGTGCTCGATTAGAGTACGCACGAGGTCACATTGAGTGGACAGAGAGACAATGGGCAAATGTGCTCTTTACCGACGAGTCGCGATTTTGTCTCTTTGGTAATGATGCACGTGTTCGTGTCTGGCGTCGTCGTGGACGACGTTTTGATCGGGCATGCGTTGCTCCTGTTAGAGCATTTAACGGTGGCTCGGTAATGGTCTGGGGAGGAATAACGTCAAGGCAACGCACAGATCTTGTCATTATGCCACCGCCAGGAATGACAGCAGTGCGTTATATTGATGAAGTTTTGAGACCTCATGTGGTTCCAATGAGCCAACAAATGGGGAGGAATTTTATccttatgcaggacaacgcgaGACCTCACACCGCGGCAGTTACTCGCGAGTTTTTACGAGAAAATGAAATCCAACTGCTACCACATCCTGCGGTCAGTCCAGATTTAAATCCCATAGAGCATATCTGGGACATTATGGGTCGCAGGTTAAGAGATTTGGCACGATCACCAGCTAATCTTCAGGATTTGTCAGAAGCTCTAATCAGAATTTGGAATGAAATTCCTCAAGAGGAAATTAGAGCATGCGTAAATATGCGCACGCGGTTGCGAGAAGTGATCGCACAAAGAGGAGGTAATACGAGTTTCTGAACTTTTTTTTAGTGCTACcgataacacacacacacacacacacacacacacacacacacacacacacacacatacacacacacacacacatgatgtacaaaatccgatcagcaacctccccgtggtgTACATCGGATAATGCTAATGCTGGCGGTAGCTCAAAAATGCACAGGTATCTTTGAAACGCCGTAACTTCGTGGAAAAAAATCgcagaaactttatttttttttttaattgtagggAAAAGTTCAAACTTTATTTCCCTGCTAATGGAAACCGCGAGAAAAATTCTAGAAAGTCCGTGCAGTCCGCCAAAGTTTGCAATTTTCACTACGAAAAACACGTCCCCAGTTTTGTGAAGCCACAGGGGCAGGGAcgtcacaaattaaaaatccataCATACGTTTTTAAACTAGAGATTCTAAgctttaatttaagataaaattcaaGGTCCTACGATGAATTTTCGCGGAGTTATACTCATTCAAAGTTCGTCAATTTTTGGCCGAAATTTAGtgatgccataatttttttgagtagtgtatattaaGTATAAAAGAAACATTCACGTGATTTGAGCGTATATGAGGTTCAATACGATTGATTTCCTCATTCCATACAACAATTTGGACTCATCTACCCGATCcgttatttaagtaaaatttaaaaaatttgtattgctgGTTTGAACCCACATAACGTGGAGCCTCGATCCCATCCACGTAACCAACGATTTCactatataaaaaagtttgtttttaaattatcaattttataaacttaattatgtaatacttgaaaatatagtatactatttttaatttattaattttaatttattaattttatagttagTTTCTTCCCTTTTTAAACCGTGTTTGAAttctacttttattatttaaggtAATAGTTTTGGAACCAAAGGGTATAGTGGAATAAGAAGAGTGATTTTGGACCCCGCGCATAATCAATCGTTATATAGGGCAAAATATCTacctagataaaagaaaattttgtgtcAAGTTTCATTTCAAAAAACTCACAACTTTGAGATATcgcaaaaaatgtgatttttcattatcatcttttttctccattaaatctaaattaatctatacaaaaaaatcatagttATAAAAGATATCCATATATATaaactctaatttttttgtcattctgtgctaaaaattctgtttttaaaaaaatctagaatttttgaaattgcagtatcttttgatataaaataatgaccatttctaaaaaaattcagtgGATGAGTCATATAACattatattcaagatttttttcagatttttgaatttgatgaaacgtgtaaaaaataaataaaaactaattttttaaattattttttggtctTAAGTACATCTGATTGACATGTAAtacgttgtttttaaatacaattacctCCGATTACACATTTGCaaacagtaatataaaattatagagttTAAcacaaaatgacaaaaaaatgaaagtttatttatatggATACTCTAtataatcatgaatttttttgtaaattatttatttagatttaacggagaaaaaaatattaatgaaaaatcacatttcttgcgATGTATCAAAATTGTGGGAGTCtttagaaataaaacttggcacaaaattttcttttatgtacgAGGTGCATTCTTTTAGGTACAT
The Solenopsis invicta isolate M01_SB chromosome 16, UNIL_Sinv_3.0, whole genome shotgun sequence genome window above contains:
- the LOC105200088 gene encoding uncharacterized protein LOC105200088 — encoded protein: MERVRGQSRRDSTPDREIEPIERHVPSAHNPADILSRGVDLVNLIESAIWWNGPTFLRLTEEHWPAKLHVELSGELPEQNRVTAALVSLEQSIVQNLLDKHSDLNKALRIIAYCLRVAHSRGTRHQTMFISHHEIAVALRVAVRYVQKHAFPREYKQLIEGRSVDGGSRVLPLAPFMNEHEIIRVGGRIRNAALPYDARHPVLLPKSHRLTILIIQREHVRNLHSGLQATMHACRPAASQTLMADLPVQRVTASRPFTHCGVDYAGPMLLKEGRRRNARLHKAYISVFVCFSTKAVHLEIVTDLTSEAFIGAFKRFMSRRGRPSCMYSDNGTTFVGARKQIKELYNCVNDRDTRLAMQRFMRDNEIEWRFIPPHAPHVGGLWEAAVKSAKSHINRVLGNANLTYEEMQTVLCEVEAVLNSRPLTPLNEDPNDLHCITPEHFLIGAALNNFPVADLTEENPGRLLRWQRVEQLRVQQLHPGPDGVVRTATLRTAKDQITRPLTKLAIVPMKEASAD